A stretch of Prunus dulcis chromosome 6, ALMONDv2, whole genome shotgun sequence DNA encodes these proteins:
- the LOC117631199 gene encoding cyclin-D5-1 isoform X1 — MRDSSDTSSFSLSSLLCHEDQSCLNQLEFESNTCIDSDPCFVSVDEDEYVENLVRREARCFGSKGFVPFTDCSASDICWLKTARLDSIEWIFNTGGNFGFQFQTVYLSVTYFDGFLSKRSIDDGKLWAIRLLSVACLSLAAKMEECKVPALSEFQVQDYNFESKVIQRMELLVLNTLEWKLGSITPFAYLHYFINKFCAESRPKGLFSDAIRLIVAMAKEIDLIDTRPSIIAAAAVLAASDGQLTRKMLELKMSVVSFLQSQENYVSLLIVICSLICVSATCYCSLILIMLPLQQEHIFSCYNHMQEMVERKDKTPPKFSISPSVLAIHSSSMDVLENSVGTKRRLTFSDSDHSCPTKKNHKP, encoded by the exons ATGAGGGACTCTTCAGACACTTCTTCGTTCTCTCTCTCCAGCCTCCTCTGCCATGAAGATCAATCTTGCTTAAATCAATTGGAATTTGAATCAAACACTTGCATAGATTCAGACCCATGTTTTGTTTCTGTGGATGAAGATGAGTATGTTGAGAACTTGGTCCGCAGAGAAGCTCGTTGCTTTGGATCCAAAGGCTTTGTACCCTTTACTGATTGCTCTGCCTCTGACATATGCTGGTTGAAAACTGCTCGCTTGGATTCGATTGAATGGATTTTCAAT ACAGGAGGAAATTTTGGGTTCCAATTTCAAACAGTTTATTTATCTGTCACTTACTTTGATGGGTTTCTTTCAAAGCGATCCATTGAT GATGGGAAATTGTGGGCTATTCGACTATTATCAGTGGCATGTTTATCCTTGGCAGCTAAGATGGAAGAATGTAAAGTGCCAGCTTTATCAGAGTTCCAAGTCCAAGATTATAACTTTGAAAGCAAGGTGATTCAGAGAATGGAGCTATTGGTCTTGAACACATTGGAATGGAAATTGGGTTCAATCACTCCTTTTGCTTATCTGCATTACTTTATCAATAAATTCTGTGCTGAATCTAGACCCAAAGGACTATTCTCTGATGCTATAAGACTCATTGTGGCAATGGCAAAAG AGATTGATTTAATAGATACTCGGCCGTCTATCATCGCAGCAGCCGCAGTTTTAGCAGCATCTGATGGTCAGTTAACTAGAAAAATGCTGGAGCTTAAGATGAGTGTGGTCTCATTCTTGCAGTCCCAAGAAAATTATGTGAGTCTACtaattgtaatttgttcattaatttgtgtctCTGCCACTTGTTACTGTTCATTAATCTTAATTATGTTACCACTGCAACAGGAACATATATTTTCCTGTTATAATCATATGCAGGAAATGgtggaaagaaaagataagaCACCACCCAAGTTTTCAATTTCCCCTAGTGTGTTAGCAATCCATTCAAGCTCAATGGATGTGCTTGAAAATTCAGTTGGGACTAAGAGAAGGCTTACCTTCAGTGACTCTGATCACAGTtgtccaacaaagaaaaatcacAAGCCATAG
- the LOC117632955 gene encoding uncharacterized protein LOC117632955, producing the protein MEKRLRSSLRSSADEFLSSATKQTLKSSKPALKTLIHAINPSSDLSSSLPLSLCNSISQTIQSFQNLLDPNSNPNPRHSSPRSPPTKRLRRSSRRSKTRSEPERDNPDPNPDLEKQRILSELQVLAFITQLCVSHPQNAFSPLDLLPGVQALHDNLIILESDSVLVSEIASLCEQWWKEDLPGRESLISQSLPFLLSRSLTLKKKADVHRVYALREAFACFDFEDDSIEDLKQLLIRCVISPLYLKAEEGKKFLAFLFGLSSQLLKEVLAMIRSQVPFGRKSMLEAYGDVLFRAWKVLEGDSRSEIENGFLQGLIEGAIHASSGALAASIRRVLGGFINQRTTAGVEKLLFQLSEPVIFRSLQVANSNVRQNALHLILDLFPLEDPDSTKEVKDSLLHKQFFLLERLLADDCPEVRVVAVEGSCRVLHLFWEIIPLPIITKLITKIFDDMSHDVWHEVRLSTINGIMYLFGNPQCHQILNVLLPRLGHLMMDNVLSIRVAMADLLLLVRDIRNFQFHKVVKLDVLLSTLANDQPQVAQKITRLLMPSYFPSKVSVEAACNRCVTLVKRSPMAGARFCEFAVSQGASHKSLVELVKVLVTLVLLPNNLDEDRVEGLLLAGANLCNTLASEPFFKNALKEFFDGEKLKCLFAAAATGRAQSSVFNIVSAVSPDDVTGLLDECMHQVTNCSGLSTNVERQAEVRSAHKLLLSCDGVDGMLEALTAFLQKAAYRCHIKFGNEIPKLSVFSAKRKKPKSSSKISARWKNVGGKKQTNFENDYSIAVGIAWQIRDLLVSVNARKSILGSQVLESLFLSLKVLSEVSIVQCMHCEYMDTSPVLAYTDLALHMSLQKDHRTESRRSSLETELEHALDHLFNCTDRLFGAGDSGGSGNISPESKHASNRSSTRREKRHRGPQVDASSPSDGGCVYTEPKKLSNKVKMLTAVLRFVVDAATIGFVPQNQGRCLKFTSGYIQCVTSTLERKPREQFQFEEEDLKDMILCLKSSFTYAAKLLNLALKNVTEASPFLTEASDLANYLLDLIISIELYLGSNYVAHMVTGVKSWLPDLVLALGSGQIMKQIKGEAIEITAADRSRLHFPSWLLILAKIEVSEISEVRPEEDGDSEPEEFPAFKKLLDMIVILLKGNLSIRDVFGVVFLIAAIVGLEKKNFRLVSGLVRFVCLKVFRQDEKEWGDMMLASLQDLYPQIEREMEEESQEDGRENLRSAKELLEPIWMYHMYETGKVSMEED; encoded by the exons ATGGAGAAGCGGCTTCGCTCTTCTCTCCGATCCTCAGCCGACGAATTTCTGAGCTCAGCCACAAAGCAAACCCTAAAATCCTCAAAGCCCGCTCTGAAAACCCTAATTCACGCCATCAATCCTTCCTCCGacctctcctcctctctccctctctctctctgcaactcCATTTCCCAAACCATCCAATCCTTCCAGAACCTTCTAGACCCTAACTCCAACCCGAACCCTAGGCATAGTTCCCCACGCTCTCCTCCCACCAAGCGCCTCCGGAGGTCATCTCGGAGGTCCAAGACCCGGTCCGAACCCGAACGAGACAATCCCGACCCGAATCCTGACCTGGAAAAGCAGCGAATTCTTTCCGAGCTTCAAGTTTTAGCTTTTATCACGCAACTATGCGTTTCGCATCCCCAAAATGCGTTCTCGCCGTTGGATTTGTTGCCCGGAGTTCAGGCGCTGCACGacaatttgatcattttggAGTCGGATTCAGTGCTGGTATCGGAGATAGCGAGTTTGTGCGAGCAATGGTGGAAGGAGGACTTGCCGGGGCGAGAATCTCTGATTTCTCAGTCGCTCCCTTTCTTGCTGTCTCGATCTCTGACTCTGAAGAAGAAGGCGGACGTCCACAGAGTCTACGCACTCCGCGAGGCCTTTGCGTGTTTTGATTTCGAGGATGATAGCATTGAAGACTTGAAGCAGTTGTTAATCCGGTGTGTGATTTCGCCTCTGTATCTAAAGGCAGAGGAGGGGAAGAAGTTCCTTGCTTTTCTGTTCGGTTTGAGTTCGCAGCTGTTGAAGGAAGTGTTGGCAATGATTCGGTCTCAGGTTCCGTTTGGACGAAAGTCGATGCTAGAGGCTTATGGGGATGTTCTGTTTCGGGCTTGGAAAGTGTTGGAGGGGGACTCAAGAAGTGAAattgaaaatggttttttgCAGGGTTTGATTGAGGGTGCAATACATGCCAGTTCTGGAGCTTTGGCTGCTTCAATTAGAAGGGTTTTGGGAGGGTTTATAAACCAGAGGACCACTGCTGGTGTTGAGAAGCTTCTTTTCCAGCTCTCTGAACCTGTGATATTTCGCTCTCTGCAG GTTGCGAATTCTAATGTTCGTCAAAATGCGCTGCATTTGATTCTGGACTTGTTCCCTCTTGAAGATCCTGATTCCACAAAAGAGGTGAAAGATTCGTTGCTTCATAAGCAGTTCTTTTTGTTGGAGAGATTACTGGCCGACGACTGTCCTGAGGTGAGAGTGGTTGCGGTGGAAGGTTCTTGTCGCGTCCTTCATCTCTTTTGGGAAATCATCCCTTTGCCCATCATCACAAAGTTAATTACTAAGATTTTTGATGATATGTCACATGATGTATGGCACGAGGTTAGACTTTCCACAATAAATGGTATTATGTATTTGTTTGGAAATCCCCAATGTCATCAAATTCTCAATGTGCTTCTACCCAGATTGGGGCATTTGATGATGGACAATGTCCTATCAATAAGAGTTGCCATGGCAGATCTCCTTCTTCTTGTAAGAGATATTCGAAATTTCCAGTTCCATAAG GTGGTCAAGTTAGATGTATTATTATCTACCCTTGCAAATGATCAACCTCAAGTTGCTCAGAAAATCACAAGACTGCTTATGCCATCATACTTTCCCTCGAAAGTGTCTGTTGAAGCAGCATGCAATCGCTGTGTGACACTTGTTAAAAGGTCTCCGATGGCTGGAGCAAGGTTTTGTGAGTTTGCTGTGTCCCAAGGGGCATCTCATAAGTCTTTGGTGGAACTTGTTAAAGTATTGGTTACTTTGGTCTTGCTGCCTAATAATCTGGATGAAGATCGAGTTGAGGGTTTACTTCTCGCTGGTGCCAACCTTTGTAATACCCTAGCCAGCGAGCCATTTTTCAAGAATGCTCTTAAAGAGTTCTTTGATGGTGAAAAACTGAAGTGCTTGTTTGCTGCTGCGGCTACTGGGCGTGCTCAGTCTTCTGTATTCAACATTGTTTCAGCTGTCTCTCCAGATGATGTGACTGGACTTCTTGATGAATGCATGCACCAGGTCACAAATTGTAGTGGTTTATCCACAAATGTGGAGAGGCAAGCTGAAGTGAGGTCTGCTCACAAGTTGTTGCTCTCTTGTGATGGGGTTGATGGCATGCTTGAAGCTCTAACAGCCTTCCTGCAGAAAGCTGCATACCGTTGCCATATTAAATTTGGCAATGAAATACCGAAGCTGAGTGTTTTCTCTGCAAAAAGGAAGAAACCAAAGTCCTCTAGCAAAATTTCAGCTCGATGGAAAAATGTTGGTGGGAAAAAGCAAACCAATTTTGAGAATGATTATTCAATTGCAGTAGGAATAGCCTGGCAAATTAGAGACTTGCTTGTATCTGTCAACGCTCGGAAATCTATATTGGGTTCTCAAGTTCTAGAATCGTTATTTCTATCCTTAAAGGTCTTGTCTGAGGTCAGCATTGTGCAGTGCATGCATTGTGAATATATGGACACGTCTCCGGTTTTGGCATATACAGATCTTGCTCTGCATATGTCTCTTCAAAAGGATCATAGGACTGAATCCAGAAGGTCTAGTTTGGAG ACAGAGTTGGAACACGCATTGGATCACCTGTTTAACTGTACAGACAGGCTATTTGGAGCAGGTGATTCTGGAGGGTCTGGAAATATTTCTCCAGAATCTAAGCATGCTAGCAATAGGTCGTCCACTCGTCGTGAAAAAAGACACAGAGGACCTCAGGTTGATGCCTCCAGTCCAAGCGATGGTG GATGTGTCTATACTGAACCAAAGAAGTTATCAAACAAGGTGAAGATGCTTACTGCAGTCCTAAGGTTCGTGGTTGATGCTGCTACAATAGGTTTTGTTCCTCAAAATCAGGGCAGGTGCTTAAAGTTCACATCAGGTTATATACAATGCGTCACATCTACTTTGGAGCGAAAACCTCGGGAGCAGTTTCAATTTGAGGAGGAGGATTTGAAGGATATGATTCTCTGTCTGAAGAGCTCCTTCACCTATGCAGCCAAGTTACTTAATCTAGCTCTTAAAAATGTTACAGAAGCTTCACCATTTCTCACAGAAGCTTCTGATCTTGCGAACTATCTGCTTGACTTAATCATCTCGATTGAATTGTACTTGGGCTCTAACTACGTTGCGCATATGGTGACAGGAGTAAAGTCTTGGCTTCCTGACTTGGTTTTGGCATTAGGATCTGGCCAGATTATGAAACAGATTAAGGGAGAGGCGATAGAAATAACTGCAGCTGATCGCAGTAGACTCCACTTTCCATCATGGCTCTTGATTTTAGCTAAGATTGAGGTCTCCGAAATAAGTGAAGTTAGGCCAGAAGAAGATGGAGATTCTGAACCAGAGGAGTTTCCTGCTTTTAAGAAACTTCTTGACATGATTGTCATATTGTTGAAAGGAAACCTCAGCATACGGGATGTTTTTGGAGTGGTTTTCTTGATTGCCGCCATAGTTGGGctggagaagaagaatttcAGGTTGGTTTCCGGACTTGTACGCTTTGTATGCCTGAAGGTATTCAGGCAAGATGAGAAAGAGTGGGGTGATATGATGTTGGCTTCTCTTCAAGACCTTTACCCtcagatagagagagaaatggaAGAAGAAAGCCAAGAAGATGGAAGGGAAAATCTGCGAAGTGCAAAGGAATTGCTTGAACCAATTTGGATGTATCATATGTATGAAACTGGGAAGGTTTCTATGGAGGAAGACTAG
- the LOC117631199 gene encoding cyclin-D5-1 isoform X2 — protein MRDSSDTSSFSLSSLLCHEDQSCLNQLEFESNTCIDSDPCFVSVDEDEYVENLVRREARCFGSKGFVPFTDCSASDICWLKTARLDSIEWIFNTGGNFGFQFQTVYLSVTYFDGFLSKRSIDDGKLWAIRLLSVACLSLAAKMEECKVPALSEFQVQDYNFESKVIQRMELLVLNTLEWKLGSITPFAYLHYFINKFCAESRPKGLFSDAIRLIVAMAKEIDLIDTRPSIIAAAAVLAASDGQLTRKMLELKMSVVSFLQSQENYEHIFSCYNHMQEMVERKDKTPPKFSISPSVLAIHSSSMDVLENSVGTKRRLTFSDSDHSCPTKKNHKP, from the exons ATGAGGGACTCTTCAGACACTTCTTCGTTCTCTCTCTCCAGCCTCCTCTGCCATGAAGATCAATCTTGCTTAAATCAATTGGAATTTGAATCAAACACTTGCATAGATTCAGACCCATGTTTTGTTTCTGTGGATGAAGATGAGTATGTTGAGAACTTGGTCCGCAGAGAAGCTCGTTGCTTTGGATCCAAAGGCTTTGTACCCTTTACTGATTGCTCTGCCTCTGACATATGCTGGTTGAAAACTGCTCGCTTGGATTCGATTGAATGGATTTTCAAT ACAGGAGGAAATTTTGGGTTCCAATTTCAAACAGTTTATTTATCTGTCACTTACTTTGATGGGTTTCTTTCAAAGCGATCCATTGAT GATGGGAAATTGTGGGCTATTCGACTATTATCAGTGGCATGTTTATCCTTGGCAGCTAAGATGGAAGAATGTAAAGTGCCAGCTTTATCAGAGTTCCAAGTCCAAGATTATAACTTTGAAAGCAAGGTGATTCAGAGAATGGAGCTATTGGTCTTGAACACATTGGAATGGAAATTGGGTTCAATCACTCCTTTTGCTTATCTGCATTACTTTATCAATAAATTCTGTGCTGAATCTAGACCCAAAGGACTATTCTCTGATGCTATAAGACTCATTGTGGCAATGGCAAAAG AGATTGATTTAATAGATACTCGGCCGTCTATCATCGCAGCAGCCGCAGTTTTAGCAGCATCTGATGGTCAGTTAACTAGAAAAATGCTGGAGCTTAAGATGAGTGTGGTCTCATTCTTGCAGTCCCAAGAAAATTAT GAACATATATTTTCCTGTTATAATCATATGCAGGAAATGgtggaaagaaaagataagaCACCACCCAAGTTTTCAATTTCCCCTAGTGTGTTAGCAATCCATTCAAGCTCAATGGATGTGCTTGAAAATTCAGTTGGGACTAAGAGAAGGCTTACCTTCAGTGACTCTGATCACAGTtgtccaacaaagaaaaatcacAAGCCATAG